A window of the Fusarium poae strain DAOMC 252244 chromosome 3, whole genome shotgun sequence genome harbors these coding sequences:
- a CDS encoding hypothetical protein (SECRETED:SignalP(1-15)~TransMembrane:1 (n3-10c15/16o1189-1206i)), whose amino-acid sequence MRFSLLLNVLGVAAAEIPARNGENFLHRRSETVTIQPTATANNEVPIQDGYVASPPDAQTYGADDEPETSLAQVPQVTQSVSIEDDDKKEEQKLEETSASVSEQGDVATETSPKMVYNLACSCNQPAPIPTITGGYTANPPPAPVPTTTSQLTVVPYPTYKPPEPVTTTTEQAPVPDPTTSSTYQAPESSTTVSDTVVPYPPPSSIYEPPQISTTSTEVYEPPSTTSETPLPPTTTISPPVTTQSCAPGEPVTVTDKIYITKTVTDKVHITKTVTQKIHVTKTVTDKVTETVTDKVTVTETQTAATVTETVTKTVIEGTTVVQTQPPVTVTADGDTITVPGPTITEDGVTVTVSGPTVTEDGDTITVPGPTVTEAGDTVTAPGPTVTRDGYTVTLPPVTVTTDGDTVTVPGPTVTEDGETVTVPGPTITEAGTTITEPGTTVTLPQLTITEAGITVTLPEKTVTESGSIVTEAGTTITLPEVTITRPGSTVTEAGTTITEPGLTVTGTVTIPGTRITVTETGEDETVTIHRTVIQPGEDRTILRTVTLPGQESVVTVSGEERTVTVPGERTVVTVPGDQATVTVESIVTERLPAETVTRTEDGETIVTVVPGPTTVYTTTLVIGQTVQLPPTTVTATPGRITLCPKPTGRSAPLDPKSDLTFGCEPGYVCNPPKPSWCNFWAEPPSEDYLCEPQYCVKAPKLRKPQWRKNETEYYPRASGYFDLNPEAFGLSYDIFEKQVYEKIVSSELKTFTTGNWASQTTLSDWPDATTSVAENYDYAPSSNQRRGLHMLKTRDVTPAICYDDCNGAYRIAQRFGKSDRLCDDGSSFRNSYGLCRQCIGDNTEETKQTERDYVVPQFQQFTEFCDGKDTTSATTAAPGPESQVTETPDVETESQVEATSGGFAAITTSEESEPESSNAAEPQSTDDTPEPTSVQEDKTTDQPEPTSNIPIVTDDPESVSTAADSTQDSEPTLTAVGSSSDALQPTTSVEAAEQSADTTERPEATETETAAEETSTDGSENSAAGESTTLPFTTKKVIVTVTSSLKDSSETDVVSIITETGSRTAQTKGVETDSSKTDSEAATETGDAATETDGSETATETGGSGAAAETTIKATRSDKTAATETETESGAGATEATETDDSGAATATTSGESESESETRSRLETRTSTSTSDETAAPSTVEASASRLTASLATFIALLSMLVILI is encoded by the exons TCACCCAATCTGTTTCAATTGAGGACGATGACAAAAAAGAAGAGCAGAAGCTGGAGGAAACCAGCGCTTCTGTCTCTGAGCAAGGGGATGTGGCCACTGAGACAAGCCCGAAGATGGTATATAACCTTGCATGCAGTTGCAACCAGCCTGCCCCTATTCCAACCATCACGGGAGGGTATACTGCCAATCCGCCGCCAGCTCCGGTTCCAACTACAACCAGTCAACTTACAGTGGTCCCGTACCCTACTTACAAGCCTCCTGAGCCTGTAACCACCACGACCGAGCAAGCTCCAGTGCCCGACCCTACAACAAGTTCAACTTACCAGGCCCCTGAGTCCTCGACCACGGTATCTGACACTGTAGTGCCTTACCCTCCGCCGAGTTCTATATACGAACCTCCACAAATTTCAACCACGAGCACCGAGGTTTATGAGCCCCCTAGCACAACCAGCGAGACGCCACTGCCCCCTACTACCACGATTTCGCCCCCTGTCACTACACAGTCATG CGCGCCTGGTGAGCCTGTCACCGTAACGGACAAGATTTATATTACCAAGACAGTCACGGACAAGGTTCATATCACTAAGACAGTCACGCAAAAGATCCATGTTACTAAAACCGTCACGGATAAGGTCACTGAGACGGTGACTGATAAGGTAACAGTTACTGAAACTCAAACTGCGGCAACAGTGACCGAGACGGTAACTAAAACCGTAATTGAGGGCACAACAGTGGTGCAGACTCAACCTCCTGTCACAGTTACTGCAGATGGAGATACAATTACGGTACCTGGCCCTACAATTACCGAAGATGGAGTAACGGTCACAGTATCCGGTCCTACAGTTACAGAAGACGGAGACACAATCACAGTACCCGGTCCTACGGTCACTGAGGCTGGAGATACAGTTACAGCACCTGGTCCTACAGTCACCAGAGATGGATATACAGTCACTCTACCTCCTGTCACAGTTACCACAGATGGAGACACAGTCACAGTACCTGGTCCTACAGTTACCGAAGACGGAGAAACAGTCACGGTTCCCGGTCCCACAATTACCGAGGCTGGAACTACTATCACTGAGCCTGGGACCACTGTAACGCTCCCTCAATTGACTATCACGGAGGCTGGAATAACCGTGACTCTACCCGAGAAGACTGTTACAGAGTCCGGCAGCATCGTGACTGAAGCTGGGACCACTATCACTCTTCCTGAAGTGACGATTACCAGACCTGGTAGCACTGTTACAGAAGCTGGAACGACCATTACTGAGCCTGGTCTAACAGTTACTGGTACTGTAACTATCCCTGGAACCAGAATTACAGTCACTGAGACTGGAGAAGATGAGACTGTGACCATCCACAGAACTGTCATACAGCCAGGCGAGGACAGGACTATCCTGAGAACTGTTACTCTTCCAGGTCAGGAATCCGTTGTGACGGTATCTGGTGAAGAGCGAACCGTTACGGTTCCTGGAGAGCGTACCGTGGTGACTGTACCCGGTGACCAGGCCACCGTCACAGTCGAGTCCATCGTTACTGAGCGTCTTCCAGCAGAAACGGTGACTCGCACAGAGGACGGAGAGACTATTGTGACAGTGGTCCCAGGCCCAACAACTGTATACACCACCACATTGGTAATTGGTCAGACCGTGCAGCTTCCTCCGACCACCGTTACTGCAACTCCCGGGCGCATTACCCTGTGCCCTAAGCCTACAGGCAGATCTGCACCCCTTGACCCCAAATCAGACCTCACGTTTGGCTGTGAGCCTGGATACGTCTGTAACCCTCCCAAGCCATCGTGGTGTAACTTTTGGGCCGAGCCACCTTCTGAGGACTATCTATGTGAGCCCCAGTACTGTGTCAAGGCTCCTAAACTGAGGAAGCCCCAATGGCGTAAGAATGAGACTGAGTACTATCCCCGAGCTTCCGGGTACTTTGATCTGAACCCCGAGGCTTTCGGCCTTTCTTACGACATTTTCGAGAAGCAAGTCTACGAAAAGATTGTTAGCAGTGAGCTCAAGACCTTCACAACGGGTAACTGGGCCTCCCAGACAACCTTGAGTGACTGGCCCGATGCTACTACCTCGGTAGCAGAGAATTACGATTACGCCCCTAGCAGCAACCAGCGACGTGGACTACATATGCTGAAGACGAGAGACGTTACTCCGGCCATTTGCTACGACGACTGTAACGGCGCGTACAGAATTGCCCAAAGATTTGGAAAATCGGATAGGCTTTGCGACGATGGTTCATCGTTCCGTAACAGCTACGGCTTGTGCCGACAGTGCATTGGCGATAACACTGAGGAGACCAAGCAAACTGAGCGAGACTACGTCGTGCCTCAGTTCCAACAGTTCACCGAGTTCTGTGACGGTAAAGATACTACAAGTGCCACGACAGCCGCGCCTGGTCCCGAGTCTCAGGTCACTGAAACTCCAGACGTGGAGACGGAGAGTCAGGTCGAGGCTACCTCGGGCGGGTTTGCCGCCATCACAACCTCAGAGGAATCTGAGCCCGAGTCGAGCAATGCCGCCGAGCCTCAGTCGACCGATGACACCCCCGAGCCTACTTCTGTGCAGGAAGACAAGACTACAGATCAGCCTGAACCTACTTCCAATATCCCTATTGTCACGGACGACCCCGAGTCTGTATCTACAGCAGCTGATTCCACACAAGACTCAGAGCCTACTTTGACGGCAGTAGGATCATCTTCAGATGCATTGCAGCCAACTACATCTGTGGAAGCTGCCGAACAGAGTGCCGATACGACTGAAAGACCCGAAGCGACAGAGACCGAAACAGCAGCTGAGGAGACATCAACCGACGGGTCTGAAAACTCTGCAGCTGGTGAGTCCACCACTTTGCCTTTTACTACTAAGAAAGTCATCGTGACTGTTACATCATCTCTTAAGGACTCTTCTGAGACTGATGTCGTTTCTATCATCACAGAAACAGGTTCAAGAACTGCTCAGACCAAGGGTGTCGAGACAGACTCTTCCAAGACCGATTCAGAGGCTGCTACTGAGACTGGTGACGCCGCAACCGAGACAGATGGTTCGGAAACTGCTACAGAGACTGGCGGTTCTGGAGCTGCCGCTGAGACCACAATCAAAGCCACACGCTCTGATAAGACTGCTGCTACCGAGACTGAGACAGAATCGGGAGCCGGTGCAACGGAAGCCACAGAAACAGACGATTCAGGTGCCGCTACTGCTACCACTTCAGGTGAGAGCGAGAGCGAGAGTGAGACCAGGTCACGACTCGAGACACGCACTTCAACCTCTACGTCAGACGAGACCGCAGCACCCTCAACTGTTGAGGCTTCGGCTTCCCGATTGACTGCCAGCCTTGCCACTTTCATCGCTCTTCTGTCGATGCTAGTGATCCTCATTTAA
- a CDS encoding hypothetical protein (MEROPS:MER0018608~BUSCO:12207at5125), with protein MSFDDITDQFITYESRLASFQKNSKKRGSAASGRGIKALNWPHKTITPDSLARAGLFFNPTPQNPDNAQCFLCHKGLDGWEANDDPLVEHLTHAPECGWAVVAAIESNVGDFAQQAPDQPYMKEARKATFAGRWPHDTKKGWKCKTKQLVDAGWKYTPTEESDDMATCTYCQLALDGWEPTDKPLDEHYSRSPNCPFFILLQAKKSSKTKAARASKASRLSVQSVATVASEAPSMNESTAAIDDSVMTTSSTATGGKKTKARKATAKGRKTKAKKEASIEDADASLQDEEPSKLSRGRKRDSSAVEDVSMAVSDAPPGKKRAMRAVNESTVVQDEDSDMAEVSAPKKSSKKKTTRKPAAKSSHDVSTASVTEEVAPAGYEATPGTFPDDDEIERQLEADLENQLTEDEELTFDSDSERRQKKEKTSKTSLARTEQQEYSRDYAMLNPEPIEPDEDEIDDDLKALQAEMEVSNTEPDPKHEPQPESDAEPEAGPQELQIPKKGRKADTKKASKQTKPKKTKAALEVDEEDDAETEAQAHEDSVASTDTVVKKSAAARSSTAKRGRGRPSKASLASRASANEIELVEAPTETTTQAAEEPPVKRGRGRPSKVSLASRPSVGADESRLSDAPPKRGRGRPSKKSLEARKSLEAAASQEPTQPFSQPVEDRMQEDVEIYASEEPVRRAASVESAQQSPMPSSPPPSAAHPANPPSTPGRVISPAPSARQAAISPSQSPQASDAENEPPSSRPTSGANPKRVALAPVITTPTRTSPSKLSPSKRNVIAGLRSTAPWTELDLDTVFGTPLKDSDKENGLERYLKQGQTLTSPEKQMTVQEWIYHNASEAEKQLKHECEAIVNRFESEGSRAMHVLEGLVVE; from the exons ATGTCTTTCGACGATATTACCGACCAATTCATTACATACGAGAGTCGATTGGCTTCTTTTCAGAAAAACTCCAAAAAGCGAGGATCTGCAGCGAGTGGACGGGGCATTAAAGCTCTCAACTGGCCTCACAAGACCATTACACCCGATAGC CTTGCTCGCGCTGGACTCTTCTTCAACCCAACACCACAGAACCCCGATAATGCGCAATGTTTCCTGTGTCACAAGGGCCTTGACGGCTGGGAAGCCAACGACGACCCCCTTGTCGAGCATCTGACGCATGCTCCCGAATGCGGCTGGGCAGTTGTCGCTGCGATCGAATCCAACGTGGGAGATTTTGCGCAACAAGCCCCAGACCAGCCGTACATGAAGGAAGCTCGAAAAGCAACGTTTGCTGGCAGATGGCCCCACGATACTAAAAAGGGATGGAAATGTAAAACCAAGCAGCTGGTCGACGCCGGTTGGAAGTACACGCCAACTGAAGAGTCGGATGATATGGCTACCTGCACCTACTGCCAACTCGCTCTCGACGGTTGGGAACCCACCGACAAGCCTCT CGACGAGCACTACAGCCGATCTCCTAATTGTCCATTCTTCATTCTACTACAAGCCAAGAAATCGAGCAAAACCAAAGCTGCGCGCGCATCTAAAGCGTCGCGTTTATCTGTCCAATCCGTTGCGACCGTTGCTTCAGAAGCCCCTTCAATGAATGAGTCAACAGCTGCTATAGATGATAGCGTTATGACAACGAGCTCCACTGCAACAGGCGGAAAGAAGACAAAAGCACGTAAAGCGACAGCCAAGGGACGAAAAACAAAGGCAAAAAAGGAAGCATCAATCGAGGATGCCGATGCGTCGCTGCAAGATGAAGAGCCATCTAAGCTTTCCCGAGGGAGGAAGCGGGACAGCTCAGCGGTGGAAGATGTCAGCATGGCCGTTTCAGATGCTCCACCAGGCAAGAAGCGCGCGATGCGTGCTGTCAACGAGTCTACAGTAGTACAAGATGAAGACTCAGATATGGCCGAAGTTTCTGCTCCTAAGAAGAGCAGTAAAAAGAAGACGACCCGAAAGCCTGCAGCTAAATCGTCACATGATGTCTCTACAGCGTCTGTCACGGAAGAGGTGGCACCAGCAGGCTACGAAGCAACCCCCGGAACGTTCccagacgatgatgaaatCGAACGACAGCTGGAAGCTGACCTGGAGAACCAACTTACTGAAGATGAGGAGTTGACGTTTGATTCTGATTCTGAGAGACgccagaagaaagagaagacgTCAAAGACGTCACTGGCCAGGACTGAGCAGCAGGAGTATTCACGCGACTATGCTATGCTAAATCCTGAACCTATTGAGCCGGATGAGGACGAAATCGATGATGATCTCAAGGCTCTACAAGCTGAGATGGAAGTGAGCAACACCGAACCAGACCCAAAACACGAGCCGCAACCAGAGTCAGACGCAGAACCTGAAGCTGGGCCTCAAGAGCTGCAGATTCCAAAGAAGGGCCGAAAAGCCGACACCAAAAAAGCATCTAAACAGACAAAGCCGAAGAAAACAAAAGCTGCGCTAGAGGtggacgaggaagatgatgcTGAAACAGAGGCACAAGCACACGAAGACAGTGTTGCCAGCACTGATACTGTTGTCAAGAAGTCAGCAGCAGCTCGCTCAAGCACTGCCAAGCGAGGTCGAGGACGTCCTTCTAAAGCATCTCTCGCCTCTCGTGCTTCTGCAAACGAAATCGAGCTGGTAGAAGCCCCAACAGAAACCACCACTCAAGCCGCCGAAGAGCCACCCGTGAAGCGAGGCCGTGGTAGACCTTCCAAAGTGTCATTGGCATCCCGACCTTCTGTTGGTGCAGATGAGAGTCGATTGAGTGACGCGCCCCCTAAACGTGGTCGTGGTCGTCCGTCAAAGAAGTCGCTGGAGGCTCGAAAGTCACTGGAAGCCGCGGCTAGCCAAGAGCCAACCCAACCATTTAGCCAGCCCGTGGAAGATCGCATGCAGGAAGATGTCGAGATTTATGCTTCCGAAGAGCCTGTTCGTCGTGCTGCATCTGTGGAGTCAGCACAACAATCGCCTATGCCATCATCCCCGCCGCCCAGCGCAGCTCATCCGGCTAACCCGCCTTCTACCCCTGGAAGAGTCATTTCCCCTGCCCCTTCAGCCCGACAAGCAGCTATCTCCCCTTCTCAATCGCCTCAGGCCTCGGATGCCGAGAACgaaccaccatcatcaagacCCACGTCCGGTGCCAACCCCAAGAGAGTGGCATTGGCGCCTGTCATCACTACACCTACCCGTACATCGCCTTCTAAGCTCTCGCCATCCAAACGCAACGTAATCGCAGGACTTCGTAGCACTGCCCCATGGACGGAGTTGGATCTGGATACCGTTTTTGGAACACCACTCAAGGACTCAGATAAGGAGAATGGCCTGGAAAGGTATCTTAAGCAGGGCCAGACCTTAACATCACCGGAGAAGCAGATGACAGTGCAGGAGTGGATCTACCACAACGCTTCAGAGGCTGAGAAGCAGCTGAAGCACGAATGTGAGGCCATAGTCAACCGGTTCGAAAGCGAAGGCTCAAGGGCCATGCACGTACTGGAAGGATTGGTTGTGGAATGA